In Peptostreptococcaceae bacterium, the following proteins share a genomic window:
- a CDS encoding FadR family transcriptional regulator → MIKDFQKIKKATISETIIEQIKKMVLDGQLTPGQKLPSERELTEILGVSRSSIREAMRSLSSIGLVDIRSGEGTFLNDNTNLLTDHFQLQCLMKKYSILELVEARKMIEIEIIKLAIVRGNSNDIDYIIERYMETMENKNSPLEFIKADFNFHMAIAEASKNRYLAEMLAATRELLLEINTDVIRKPGQIDKAIITHESIIDAIKSGDIYKAQVQMGSHIDMVAVVMGDIECGNDASCTSKEDLLKTVEH, encoded by the coding sequence ATGATAAAAGATTTTCAAAAGATAAAGAAAGCCACTATTTCCGAGACTATAATCGAACAGATTAAAAAAATGGTTCTTGATGGACAATTGACGCCTGGGCAAAAATTGCCATCAGAAAGGGAGCTGACAGAAATACTGGGAGTCAGCAGATCGTCGATCAGAGAGGCGATGAGGTCTTTGTCTTCAATAGGATTGGTTGATATTCGAAGTGGGGAGGGGACTTTTCTGAATGACAACACAAATTTGTTGACAGATCATTTCCAATTGCAGTGCTTGATGAAAAAATACAGCATACTTGAATTGGTTGAGGCCAGAAAAATGATAGAGATTGAAATAATAAAATTAGCAATTGTAAGAGGAAATTCAAACGACATTGATTATATTATAGAAAGATACATGGAAACGATGGAAAACAAAAATTCACCGTTAGAATTCATAAAGGCGGATTTCAATTTTCATATGGCCATAGCCGAGGCTTCCAAAAATCGTTATTTGGCTGAAATGCTGGCGGCAACAAGGGAACTGCTGCTGGAAATAAACACAGATGTGATAAGAAAACCGGGACAGATTGATAAGGCTATAATAACTCATGAGAGCATCATTGATGCAATCAAGAGCGGTGATATATATAAGGCGCAAGTGCAAATGGGTTCGCATATCGATATGGTTGCTGTTGTAATGGGTGATATTGAGTGTGGAAATGATGCATCCTGCACCAGTAAAGAGGATTTGCTAAAAACCGTAGAGCATTGA